The genomic DNA TAGTCAAggtgaacagatcaagaaaatgtgggatatatacacagtagaattttactcatccattagaaagaatgatattgtaccatttatgaAGAagtagaaagacctggaaaaacttatgctaagtgaagtaagtcagttcCAGAGAGACTAAGGATGCATAtcttcccttatatgtggaagctagatttagtttaTAAAATTATAAGAAAGTGTGTTGGGAATATGAAATTGCATACAAAGGTGTTAAATGAAATACTGTtgattcaaggaagaactcaaatagtgtaatcccttagaaaggcaaaatcaagagccaaacaccagtggctcacactgataatcctagctgatcagaaggctgagatctgaggataataattcaaagccagcccggggcaggaaagcctgtgagactcaactccattaaaccacacacacaaaaaaagctgaaagtggaactgtggctcaagtggtagagtgctaggccttacgtaaaaataaaaaagctcagggacagtgcccaggccctgagttcaagccccaggaacagtacaaaaaaaattaaacttcacCAAAATGAAACACCACAAAGTGGGTACTCAAGAAGAGTCACGTGGAGTCAAGGGGAAAGGTGCAGATgaataaagaggagaaaagagaaatataacaccatcaagaatccaatgtatatcctaaaaagtaagaagagtgagggaaggggtggacaGGGGAGGGCtaggtgagaatgctgaaagaggtgacattgttctgtttttatattgtattcataaaatgctttgtgaaattgcaactactttgtacaactaaagaatatgtatatatacatatatataatgaacaGCATTAAaagctaaaaaagaaaactaaacacaCAAGTACCCTATGAACCAGTGATACCACTGTTGTGCATCTACCCAGATGCATTACAAGTCAGGAGATGGTAAAGAcactgtacatccatgttcaccACTGtcctattcacagtagccaagttatggaaacagctcagatgccctacaatgaatgagcagatcaagaaaatatggtatatatacaccatTAAAATTTACTAATCCATTATAATGAATAATActatgttatttgcagggaaatggatggaccagAAGAAAAATTGTACATATTTTCACTCATATATAGGAGGTAGATCTAAAACACAACTATTTATGATGACATATACAGAGCTGAATGCATTTACATACAAACGGACTAAAGGAGGATACACTTAGGAGAAAAATCCAAAGGTGCAACTCCCCTGAATAACTATTGTTTATCACAATGATTACCAGTAAGTCGAAACATGTTTTGGCGGTTGGCAAAGGTAGGCACAGGAATAGAGGAAAGGTGAGAAAATGCCATAATTGTATTCAATGTACAGTATGTAAAAAATGAATGATGTAGCCTGAGGGTATGGGtggaaggggaaaatgggaaagaatgaaggaaagtgtGATATTtaccaagaagcactgtactcacaATCAGATTGTGGAATGCTCATCTCTTTGTACACatacttaataacaataaaagaatggaaagatGGATAAAAACAGTAATAATATTATGTATGCactatataaatgaatatatgtattgcatgtgtatgtattatgtatgtatgataGTGGAACCAAGTAATTTAAAGAGATAGGGGAGACTGGAAAATTTTTCTAAGTGTATCACTAGGCCATCTGCCTTGACTAAATGTAATGAatgatgtttaaaaattaaaatatactttagaATGGAAATATAATATTGTAGTTTATGCACATGGAAATGCAGGCTTTGAAAATATGATGTAAGgacatgcattttcttttttttttttttgatacagtttttttaatgaaagttgtATGTAAGATTACTTCATTCCTGCATCTTTTCAATTGTTTCTTCCTTATATttgcccttttcctttcctacttgGCGGGACTGCATTCCGTTCCAGGATCTTTTTGCAGTCTTTGTCCAGTTTCAGCCTGGTGATAACCACCTTGCTGGGGTGAATGCCCACATGGACAGTGGTGCCATTGGCCTTTTCCCGTTGTACCCATTCAATGTAGATGACATACTTCTTCCTGTAAACCTGGACCACTTTGCCAATCTGCTGACCTTTATAGTGTCCCCGTACAACCTGCACCTCATCATCCTTTCGGATGGGCATAGACCGCACATTGTACTTCTGTCTCAGCTCtttggaaagaggagaagacaTAATCTTCCTGCGAATGTGGGAAGGTGCATTGAAATGCCTTTTCCGGTTCTTGCTTTGGTCAGAAGTGACAAAGGGATTGAACTTCATTTTGGCCCGCTCCTGCTTCAGCGATGGCGGAAAAGgacatgcattttctttttttaattttaattatttttaattattgtaaagttgatttatagaggagttacagttacataactaatGAATACGTTTCTTttcagtgttaccccctccctcatttctaccACTATCCCACCCCTCGactccccctcccaagttgtaaggctcatttccaacatagtgtctactgagtatcactgttgcattggctcaccttttgtcccaccgtttctttggttccccttcccttgcccaaatcagataaacttatatacaatcaaataaattttattcaaaatatagTTAATTTTGCTGTTGTTGAACATTTTAAAAGGGAGATTGATGGGAGGGGTAGCACTGATCAAACTACATTGTACTCATGAaaagacatgttgaattgaaacccattcGTACTATTTAaagatgattaaaaagaaaacacacacaaaatttggggctgggaatgtggcttagtggtggagtgcttgtctaccatgcattgaagccctggggttgattcctcagcaccacataaatagaaaaggctggaagtgtcactttggctcaagtggtagagtgctatccttgagcaaaaagaagccagggacagtgctcaggccctgggtggcaagccccaggacaggcaggaaaaagaaaaaaaacacaaaataaaaagaaatagtaaggCTATAAAATATAAATCTCGATGCTACATTTTCTACTTAGTTGTAAATGTAGATTTGGACTTTCGATTTAGCCTAAGAATTAGTCTATActattgtgtgtgtattttctaatTCGAGtttttagtaaaaataataaataataaagtgcATGGTTCACTATCTTCATTATAAAGTTGCAAAAAcagaaattaattaattcatcTGGGTGGGCTAGATCCTCAAAAATCTAGAGGTACTGAATTTACTCAGTACACTATCTGACCTCCCTTGAAAGTCTTGTCTTTAATGATAACTACAAGATTCTCCCAATTTTCATTTCAATTCAATATTTTGTTTcacatattattttttcattatatcTCAGTCAAGCTAATTATCTTCAGTCTCTAACTTCAGTAAAGAATTTGTCTGAGACTTAAAGACCCTTTTGCACATTAAATTAACAAACAGGAATTTGAGTCATTTCTTATATTCTTTTGAGGGGCAGAGTGAATAAGTTGCTACTGTGTTTTAAAACCTGTGCTTGGTCAGTACTCCATcattttagccacacctccagtcctgctttttgcttgttaatttgaAGACagagtgtcacaaacttttcttcctggactggattcaaacattgatctatctcagcctcctgagtaggtaggattataggcatgagccatgggtgcctggtcATTTCTTATATTCTTATACTAATGCAAGCCTTACTGTTTGCTTAATATTCATCTATTCATTTAATGGAATTTTCCTTTATACTACCATTACAGATATCAGGTCACTATTCTAATAGCCACTCTCAAGCCCTTCCCTCAGTCTGCTTTAGAGTTAGCATTAGCTATTCTCCTTCCAGACTTCAGCTAGGGGTAGCTACATAAGCCCAAAGTCTCCTGGAGAGTTGGTGGGAATATCTCTGCTACCTGATGATGacaggtggggatgtggccataaaataacactactacactgttgttgggaataCAAACTTGTGTGGGAAGCCATAAACGCAGAGCCATAAGGTCAGCCTTAGAGAATTGAGGGCGGCCCTGTCAAGACCTACTGTGCTTAGCATTACAACGGCCACAGTTTCCACCCTCCTGTTAATTCCAAACATCACAGGACCTTGGAACAGGTAGGTGGCCTATGcaaattggttgttttctttcACATCTTGTTTACCAGTAGTTGCCAATCCTAGAATtgtccccccctccaaaaaaaaataactggtaCCCTTATCTCTTTGAAGTAGTCTCTTTGATGTAGCGACCTTTCTGCATGTACTCtatttgataatgaataaaagccctATCCATGGGATCCTCCAGATCTGTTGCTGGagtgaggcagcaggtcccctggcaCCCCGAAACCAATTCCACAGtccggtctccatcattgctttgctcctggcCTGGCCCGGCTGCAGTGGGACAAGGCCCTTGAGACAGTTTGcaacaaacttgttcaaccactctggaaagcagtatggaggtacttcaaaaaactaaacatagagcttccctgtgacaCAGCaatccacttctgggcatctatccaattaaccacaaaccaggctacactaaagccaacagcacaatcACATTCATTGCAATATTGtttgccatagccaagatatgaatcaacccagatgtcccttagtggacaaatggatcacgaaaatgtacacaatgaaattgtatgcttctgtcagaaaaaaTGGCAGTGCTTcgttcatgaggaaatggaaaacttgggaaaaaaaatcatactaagtgaaataagccagacccaaggaaacataggctgcatggtttccctccaatgtaataactagaatgtgcctataaatctacaagtaaacccaatggacagtaaaagataaaataatcacacctggatatgattaattaaacagcaatctaaacattcacagagcaagaacaaaggaggatattcttaggagaagatcacaagggctcaatagctatgcacataagatcatgtaaaatgatgcttattgaaatgaattccaagaaatggaacgaAGAtgttttttattatactgtttgtgattatttttttctctctcttctcctttctttttttctttggtttattcccttctgtcactgttcttgatttctgtaccccttgccttgtatgtaagtttatctgatttggggagggaaaggtgaagaacagaaatggtgggacaaacagtgaaccaattcagcagtgaaagccactagacactatattggtaATGATCTACACAACTTTAGCGGGAGGAAATTCAGAAGgggaaaaactagaagagaatgagagagggggtgacactgttcaaaaggaaatgtactcattacctgacttatggaagtgtacatcacctttacaataaaattaaataaatttttaaaggaaggcaCAATCAaagttcatgggctgggaatatggcctatatagtggtaaagtgctcgtctcgtatacatgaagcactgggttcaattcctcagcaccacatatatatagaaaaggccagaagtggcactgtggctcaagtggcagagtgctagccttgagcaagaagaagccagggacagtgctcaggccctgagttcaagccccagcactagcaacaaaaccaaaaccaaacaccaaaatcaaagttcagaaaaataaaacacttgaaaGAGATGAGGTAGAGTCAAGGGGAAATGGgtagaatgaagagaagaagcaaaAATGCAATTAAGAATCTAGtgtatattgggctgggaatgtggcttagtggtatagtgcttgcctagcatgcatcaagccctaagtttgattcctcagtaccatataaatagaaaaagctggaagtggcactgtgactcaagtggtagaatgatagccttgagcaaaaaacagatcagaaaaggtgcccaggccctgagtttaagccccaagagtgggggagagagagagagagagagagagaggaaggaatctagtatatattctacaaaatttagAAGGATGAAGGAAAGGGTGGatagggaggggagggatggatgagaacaTTGAAAGTAGTGGCATTAATCAAGATATTCACaagctgctttgctaaatggcaactcctttgtacaaatacctaatgataataataattaaaataaaactacacTGGCCAAGGGCTAGGGTGATTctgttttagaaaagaaaaggtaatccTATATCAATAAGTCAAAATTTATGGGGGAAAAATAACACAAAAGTAAGTAGTGCAGATATAAAGGTTATTGGGggtgtctttttttgtgtgtggggtggggggggggctctgtcatggtgcttgaactatgggcctgggtgctatccctgggctcttcagctcaaagccagcactctaccacttgagtaacagtacCACTTTTGGGTTTCTGATGGTGaactgaagctaagagtctcacgactttcctgccccagctatttttgaattgcaatccttagatctcagcctcctgagtagctaggattaccggcatgagccaccagcgcctggcagatATAAAGTTTTGAGACCTCCCACCCTGCCTGACACTTACACTTCTTATAATGTATTAATCAATGTCCTATAGTTGaaggtttcatttttttcaaggtAATCTGCCACTTCCTATGCAGGGCTAGTTCCCACTTTTGCTTCCCTGTGTTTTATGACTGGGGATATAATAAACATGCACCACTGATCCCAACCATTAGTTGTGATGGAGTCTAGAGAACTTTTACACCTacgttggcttcaaatcttgatctccTGATATCTGTCTCcagactaactaggattacaatctGGAGCCACCATTCCCAGCAACAAGTGTTTAACTGTTGTGAAGAGCAATAAAGGAGGATAAGGGACTGGAGACAGATAACATGCCTAGGGAAATTTCCCAAATATTGATTCTGCACAAGGAACAATAATCCACCTGTTTTTCAAGGATGAGAAGGGTATTAAGGAATACTAGAGTTTCTCCCAAGTTTGACTTAAGAGAACGGATGAATAACAATGCTGACTGTGACCACAGAATTTAGCTTCTTCAACAGAGGTCTGGCGTATTTTTCACACTTCTTTCCTTAAAATGCTCTTGACAGGAACCTATAGCACAATCTTTTTTAACTGTATTaactccaaaggaaaaaaaaaaaacaaaacatttcctcACAACATGTTCAGATAATCTGACACCCACATTTAATGATGAACTATGGGATTCCTTCAAGTCACCATCTGCCAGCAGAGCTGCTTTAGGAGCAGTGGTGCAAAGATGTTGGATATTTCCCTCTATGAAGAGACAGCTGGTAGGCGAAACAGAAAAATGATAGAAGCTAATATAACCAATTAATCTAGCAGCCATCTCCCTCCATATAAGTAAGCATCTTGGCAATAAGCTAAGGATGACTGCTTTTCACCTTGCATCTAAGTGGGAAAAATGTGATGGATTTGCAGAGTTCTGCAAATGgagtaagagaaaaataatatcccATGTGGCAAGACTGGATTCtctataaatgtataaaatattagtACATACTTGGATCCACAATCAAGTAAGTATCCAATAAAATCAATATGAGTCTAAATGCTGAATCAGAGTACAAATATAAAcatgttcataaaaataaaaatattggggctaggaatatggtttagtgatagagtggttgcctagcatgcatgaagccctgggattgattcctcagtacataaacagaaaaggccagaagtggagctgtggctcaagtggtaaagcgctagccttgagcagaaataggctcaggatagagcccaggccctgagttcaagccccaggactggttaaatgaataaatgaataaataaataagtaaattaaaatatgCATTACTTTCCTCTACAttggattaaaatatttatgaaagttCTCTTGAGTCATaaggttttatttcttaaaaatgaaagctAACAAATACTTGAGGAGTAATATTACAATATCAGCACTTTGCAACTCAGATTAAATCAACCATTCAAGCAATAATTATCAGCAGATGAAATTAATTAAACTTTTTGAGCAAAGATATCAGATTATCACCATCAAACTTCTCTAactgtgctgggaatgtggcttagcggtatagtgcttgcctagcatgcttgaagccctgggttagattcttcagcaccacataaacagaaagggccagaagtggtgctgtggttaaagaggtagagtgctagccatgagcaaaaagaagccagggacattgcttaggccctgagtccaagccccaggactgtcaaaacaaaaacaaaacttctctAACTGCAAGATCTTTTACACAAGGCTTAGTAATCATTATGTGTCCAAATCAAAGTGTTATTTTCAAGTATGTTTTGTTCTTACTTAATGACTTTCATTAGTACCTGAAAATCATTCCAGTAAAGAAGCAgcttttaagtgaaaaaaaatagaaaaagtttCCATTAAATTTAATAGGAAAATTATTATGTTTTATCTCAATGCAAAATACTTAAACATTTTCACAGCTAGAAAAAAAGAGCATTTTATATTAGTAATTAAAAGCAAGTAGAAACCAAACAAATATTATTCATACATAATGTATTCTAttactataattttatttctgaattatttttcacTAATCCTTCAAATTTGGGCAATTATAATTATTTTGCACTTAGACTACACTTAATAAAATCACATTCTAGAAAGAGGTTTTGCCAAAATATAGACTAAATTTGGGGAAGAAATAACCATATCTCATAGGAGATACTATAACATCATCTTCCTCTCCTAAAATATTCACACAAAGCAAAGTGATTTACATTTATGCAGACAAGACAGGCAGTTTAAATATGAGCCATAGAAGCTTTCTACCACAGAGGTGCTATTTCTACAACCCAGAAGCACTACCATACTTGATTCAAGCTCCTCTGCACCCCTTGCCCAAGGCCGAAGGACCAGTTCACCTAGAGGCCTCAATTCCCATGCAAACCACTCCACTGCCTCTGAAAACACCTACAAGTTTGGTTCACTGAGATACTGGCATGAATATCACTGAATAAATCACACAGACACTACTCTACAGAATCTGCCCACAAACACCCTCAAAGTATACTGCTCAGCTGACATCCTAAGACCGATGAATAGGAACATCTTTCCTTAAAAGACGTGCTCATAATTTGGAA from Perognathus longimembris pacificus isolate PPM17 chromosome 4, ASM2315922v1, whole genome shotgun sequence includes the following:
- the LOC125349957 gene encoding 60S ribosomal protein L26-like, yielding MKFNPFVTSDQSKNRKRHFNAPSHIRRKIMSSPLSKELRQKYNVRSMPIRKDDEVQVVRGHYKGQQIGKVVQVYRKKYVIYIEWVQREKANGTTVHVGIHPSKVVITRLKLDKDCKKILERNAVPPSRKGKGQI